The Chloroflexota bacterium DNA segment GGAGCGAGACGGATGCTTGCTGCCGCCCTCGAAGAGGAGATGAGCAGATTCTTGGGAAGGGAGCGCTACGAGAGGGGCGAAGAGTTTCGCGGATACAGAAACGGCTATCACCCAAGCCGTGAACTGACGGTGGGATTGTCGGCGGTGGAGGTGAAGGTTCCGAGAGTGTCGGACGTGC contains these protein-coding regions:
- a CDS encoding IS256 family transposase, with product MREVYQNEEKENVVGDTLESMVREGARRMLAAALEEEMSRFLGRERYERGEEFRGYRNGYHPSRELTVGLSAVEVKVPRVSDV